In Gossypium raimondii isolate GPD5lz chromosome 12, ASM2569854v1, whole genome shotgun sequence, a single window of DNA contains:
- the LOC105765563 gene encoding uncharacterized protein LOC105765563 isoform X2: protein MLPFFQLYSNLILQTLFSLSLTLVLTFLKIPVFFLQGLHTYIHPDNVAGHHGGPASSSSGVRAAIRRPSDSGSGLDGYQSLSSRTNTELKKKNKSKDKFEFDENNAQIFRLKLDEGHLQTRLFYNDYHNSFVFSFVGISCLLLYKYLGYKQDSGVLANGDLIPIIFGFIGLIKAFSSLAKISFEKSGSKRSEKQFSAIFGVLGFILGIIICSGIGPLVFDFHFDSIEGSWRIFVSILMGFIAGSLYMPAGKNARSFWLGTDQLRCNLSIISCGWFSRLILYANYILTVFTALLWINPFVEILSFVSFSKSEFTRFRLLCLLLSGVLQIVSLRSNLQMFLNEAVLSWYQRLHASKVPDLDFSRAKVFLHNHYLCLAVVQFFAPSVSLLLFLGLSQIDTNSFDKYNLVKEVAVFMAWWIVFIWAVITSASLVFYRRGILT, encoded by the exons ATGTTACCCTTCTTTCAACTTTACTCCAATCTCATACTCCAAACCTTATTCTCTTTATCCCTCACTTTAGTCCTCACTTTCCTCAAAATCCctgttttctttcttcaagGTCTCCACACTTACATCCACCCTGATAACGTTGCCGGCCACCACGGCGGccctgcttcttcttcttccggTGTTAGAGCCGCCATCCGTAGACCTTCAGATTCAGGTTCTGGACTTGATGGTTACCAATCTTTATCTTCAAGAACCAATACTGAGCTCAAAAAGAAGAACAAATCTAAAGACAAATTCGAATTCGATGAAAACAATGCACAGATCTTTAGGCTAAAACTCGATGAGGGTCATCTTCAAACAAGGCTTTTTTACAATGATTATCACAATTCTTTCGTTTTTTCCTTTGTGGGTATTTCTTGTTTGTTGCTTTACAAGTATTTAGGTTACAAACAAGATTCTGGGGTTTTAGCAAATGGTGATTTGATACCAATTATCTTTGGGTTTATTGGTTTAATCAAAGCTTTTTCATCACTTGCAAAGATATCGTTTGAGAAATCTGGTTCCAAGAGATCTGAAAAGCAATTCAGTGcaatttttggtgttttagggtttattttaggGATTATAATTTGTTCTGGGATTGGACCATTGGTTTTTGATTTCCATTTCGATTCAATTGAAGGGTCTTGGAGGATTTTTGTTTCTATATTGATGGGATTCATTGCTGGTTCTTTATATATGCCTGCTGGGAAAAATGCAAGATCCTTTTGGCTCGGTACTGATCAACTTAGATGTAATTTATCCATAATTTCTTGTGGATGGTTCTCTAGATTGATTCTATATGCCAATTATATATTGACTGTGTTTACTGCTTTACTTTGGATCAATCCATTTGTTGAAATCCTTAGTTTTGTGAGTTTTTCGAAATCCGAATTTACCAGATTTAGGCTTCTCTGCTTATTGCTTTCCGGAGTTTTACAAATCGTCTCCTTACGTTCGAACCTGCAGATGTTTTTGAATGAAGCAGTTTTGTCTTGGTATCAAAGATTGCATGCCAGTAAGGTCCCAGATTTGGATTTTAGCCGTGCTAAGGTTTTCCTGCATAATCACTACTTATGCCTTGCAGTTGTGCAATTCTTTGCTCCATCGGTATCGCTTCTTCTCTTTCTCGGCTTATCTCAGATTGATACTAATTCGTTTGATAAGTACAACCTGGTTAAAGAAGTTGCTGTGTTTATGGCTTGGTGGATCGTCTTCATCTGGGCGGTTATTACTTCGGCAAGTCTGGTGTTTTACCGACGCGGTATTCT aacaTAA
- the LOC128035389 gene encoding berberine bridge enzyme-like 28 codes for MTLPTNLSIINNVIACNTFQCSHNIDPEIKLNMFPFLLLILLSLSWRISASAQPAEEFLRCLSLRFHNSSSIAKLVYTYHNSSYSSVLKSSAQNFRFTTPSTPTPLAIVTPFHASHIQATVYCCRKHGLQVRTRSGGHDFEGLSYTTAYKVPFVVIDLVNLRSVQVNVEKATAWVESGATVGELYYEIARKTRTLAFPAGIGHTVGIGGQLSGGGYGVLFRKYGLASDNVIDARLIDAYGRILDKKSMGEDLFWAIRGGGGGSFGIVLAWKVKLVPVPANVTACTVSKTLEQNATKLVHQWQSIARKFPKEIQSSIAIARVNSSEDGKMTIQASYGSVFLGSIDELIPLMEEKFPELGLVKEDCLEMSWAESILYSALSIIGLPLETLLNRTQKSALSQTFFKAKSDFVKQPISESGFEGLWPKFYEDEAKSAVMVLVAYGGKMDEIPETEYPYPHRAGNLYSILYVVNWEEEENKNSEKFMNWMRRVYSYMTPYVSKSPREAYVNYRDLDIGTNKFNHDKGSYTEAKVWGLKYFKNNFDKLVHVKTKVDPQNFFKHEQSIPPLF; via the coding sequence ATGACCCTGCCCACCAACCTTAGCATTATTAATAACGTGATTGCTTGCAACACATTTCAATGCTCACATAACATAGACccagaaattaaattaaatatgtttccttttcttcttcttattctcCTCTCCTTGTCATGGAGAATTAGTGCTTCAGCTCAACCTGCCGAAGAATTTCTTCGTTGCCTTTCCCTTCGTTTTCACAACTCTTCTTCTATTGCAAAGCTCGTTTACACATACCATAATTCTTCTTACTCCTCTGTTTTGAAATCATCTGCTCAAAATTTCAGGTTCACAACACCTTCTACGCCTACACCTTTGGCCATTGTAACACCATTCCACGCATCCCACATCCAAGCAACAGTTTATTGCTGTAGAAAACATGGACTGCAAGTCAGAACTCGGAGTGGGGGTCATGACTTTGAGGGTCTTTCTTATACTACAGCTTATAAAGTTCCGTTTGTGGTCATCGATTTGGTGAATCTCCGATCAGTTCAGGTTAACGTTGAAAAAGCTACGGCATGGGTTGAATCTGGTGCAACTGTTGGTGAATTATACTATGAAATTGCTCGGAAAACTAGAACTCTTGCCTTTCCGGCTGGTATCGGCCACACCGTGGGTATTGGTGGACAATTGAGTGGAGGAGGCTATGGCGTATTGTTTCGAAAATATGGTCTTGCCTCAGATAATGTAATCGACGCTCGTTTAATTGATGCTTATGGGAGAATTCTTGATAAAAAATCGATGGGAGAAGATCTGTTTTGGGCCATTCGGGGAGGTGGTGGAGGTAGCTTTGGTATAGTTCTTGCATGGAAAGTGAAATTGGTTCCAGTTCCAGCTAATGTTACTGCTTGTACAGTGAGCAAAACGCTAGAGCAAAATGCAACCAAACTTGTTCACCAGTGGCAGTCTATTGCGCGCAAATTTCCCAAAGAAATACAATCGAGTATTGCCATAGCAAGGGTGAATTCAAGTGAAGATGGGAAGATGACGATACAAGCAAGTTACGGTTCCGTGTTTCTTGGAAGCATTGATGAGCTTATTCCATTGATGGAAGAGAAATTCCCTGAACTTGGACTAGTGAAAGAAGATTGCTTGGAGATGAGTTGGGCTGAATCTATTCTCTACAGTGCCCTATCTATAATCGGATTACCATTGGAAACTTTACTTAATAGGACTCAAAAGTCAGCTCTTTCGCAAACATTCTTCAAAGCAAAATCTGACTTCGTAAAACAACCGATTTCTGAATCGGGGTTCGAAGGATTATGGCCCAAGTTTTACGAGGATGAAGCAAAATCCGCAGTTATGGTATTGGTGGCTTATGGAGGCAAAATGGATGAGATTCCTGAGACCGAATATCCATATCCTCACAGAGCTGGCAACCTCTATAGCATCTTATACGTGGTGAATTGGGAAGAAGAGGAAAACAAAAACTCTGAAAAGTTCATGAATTGGATGAGGAGAGTGTACAGTTACATGACTCCCTACGTTTCAAAATCACCACGGGAAGCATATGTGAATTACAGAGATCTTGACATCGGgactaacaaatttaaccacGACAAAGGAAGCTATACAGAAGCTAAGGTTTGGggtcttaaatattttaagaacaACTTCGACAAGTTGGTGCATGTAAAGACAAAGGTTGATCCCCAAAACTTCTTTAAACATGAACAAAGCATCCCTCctcttttttaa
- the LOC105765556 gene encoding tetrahydroberberine oxidase gives MFPFLFVVLLSLSWRTNASALPVQEFLHCLSLRSQNSSIAKLVYTQNNSSYSSVLKSAAQNFRFTTPSTPTPLAIVTPLHASHIQATVYCCRKHGLQVRTRSGGHDFEGLSYTSAYKVPFVVIDLVNLRSVRVNVEKATAWVESGATVGELYDEIARKSKTLAFPAGVCPTLGVAGHLSGGGYGLLFRKYGLGADNVIDARLIDVKGRILDKKSMGEDLFWAIRGGGGGTFGIVLAWKLKLVAVPANVTVFTVRKTLEQNATKLVHRWQSIAHKFPKEMYPSIAIARVNSSEDEEKMTIQASFTSVFLGSIEELIPLMEEKFPELGLVKEDCLEMSWAESNLYSFLYILRSPSETLLNRNQKSSISKTFFKAKSDFVKQPIPESAFEGLWSKFYEDEAKSASMLFVAFGGKMDEILETEYPYPHRAGNLYIILYTVDWEEKENINSEKFMSWMRRVYNYMTPYVSKSPREAYINYRDLDIGTNQINNSKRSYAKARVWGVKYFKNNFNRLVKVKTIVDPQNFFRHEQSIPPLLLLWKRSDLKNHLSS, from the coding sequence ATGTTTCCATTTCTCTTTGTTGTTCTCCTCTCCCTGTCATGGAGAACTAATGCTTCAGCTCTGCCTGTTCAGGAATTTCTTCATTGCCTTTCCCTTCGTTCTCAGAACTCTTCTATTGCAAAACTGGTTTACACACAAAATAATTCATCATACTCCTCTGTTTTGAAGTCAGCTGCTCAAAATTTCAGGTTCACAACACCATCTACGCCTACACCTTTGGCCATTGTAACACCACTGCATGCGTCCCACATCCAAGCCACAGTTTATTGTTGCAGAAAGCATGGACTTCAAGTCAGGACTCGGAGTGGGGGTCATGACTTTGAGGGTCTTTCTTATACTTCAGCTTATAAAGTTCCGTTTGTTGTGATCGATTTGGTGAATCTTCGATCGGTTCGGGTTAACGTTGAAAAAGCTACAGCATGGGTTGAATCTGGTGCAACTGTTGGTGAACTGTACGATGAAATTGCTCGGAAAAGTAAAACTCTTGCCTTTCCAGCTGGTGTTTGCCCCACCCTGGGTGTCGCTGGACATTTGAGTGGAGGAGGCTATGGCTTATTGTTTCGAAAATATGGACTTGGTGCAGATAATGTAATCGATGCTCGTTTAATTGATGTTAAAGGGAGAATTCTTGATAAAAAATCGATGGGAGAAGATTTGTTTTGGGCCATTCGTGGAGGTGGTGGTGGTACCTTTGGGATAGTCCTTGCTTGGAAATTGAAATTGGTCGCAGTTCCAGCTAATGTTACTGTTTTTACAGTGAGGAAAACGTTAGAGCAAAATGCGACCAAACTTGTTCATCGGTGGCAGTCTATTGCGCACAAGTTTCCCAAAGAAATGTACCCGAGCATTGCCATAGCAAGGGTGAATTCAAGTGAAGATGAGGAGAAGATGACAATTCAAGCAAGTTTTACTTCCGTGTTTCTTGGAAGCATTGAGGAGCTTATTCCATTGATGGAAGAGAAATTCCCTGAACTTGGACTAGTGAAAGAAGATTGCTTGGAGATGAGTTGGGCTGAATCTAATCTCTACTCTTTCCTATATATACTCAGATCACCATCGGAAACTTTACTTAATAGGAATCAAAAGTCATCTATTTCAAAAACATTCTTCAAAGCAAAATCTGACTTCGTAAAACAGCCCATTCCTGAATCGGCATTTGAAGGATTGTGGTCCAAATTCTACGAGGATGAAGCAAAATCTGCAAGTATGCTATTTGTGGCTTTTGGAGGCAAAATGGATGAGATTCTCGAGACCGAATATCCATATCCTCACAGAGCTGGTAACCTCTACATCATCTTATACACAGTAGATtgggaagaaaaggaaaatataaacTCTGAAAAGTTCATGAGTTGGATGCGGAGAGTTTACAATTACATGACTCCATACGTTTCAAAATCTCCGCGAGAAGCATATATTAATTACAGAGATCTTGACATTGGGACGAACCAAATTAACAACAGCAAGAGAAGCTATGCAAAAGCTAGAGTTTGGggtgttaaatattttaagaacaACTTCAATAGGTTAGTGAAAGTAAAGACAATAGTAGATCCACAAAACTTCTTCAGACATGAACAAAGCATCCCTCCTCTTTTGTTATTGTGGAAACGGAGCGACCTTAAAAATCACTTAAGCTcatag
- the LOC105765558 gene encoding cannabidiolic acid synthase-like 1 — translation MFPSLFVILLSVSWKSSSTLAYPSEGFLHCLSLHFANSTSISKLVYTQRNSSFSSVLKSSAQNFRFTTPSTPTPLFIITPLQPSHIQAAIYCSRIHGLHVRTRSGGHDFEGLSYTTANYIVPFVVIDLVNLRSVQVDVEKATAWVESGATIGELYYGIAQKSRTLAFPAGLFYTVGVGGQFSGGGYGPLFRKYGLAADNVIDARLIDAKGRILDRKSMGEDLFWAIRGGGGGSFGIVLAWKLKLVAVPAIVTVFTVSKTLEQNATKLVHRWQSIAHKFPKELLMSIFISSVKSSEADKKMTIKANFSSMFLGSIDELVPLMEERFPEFGLVRDDCLEMSWVEAILSTQGGVQLETLLERHQKTGVSQTFFKAKFDCVKQPIPEMGLEGLWPMFYEEEAKMANIFLVAYGGKMDEIPETEIPFPHRAGIIYSIIYVVDWDENGNKNSKRFLNWIRRVYDYMTPYVSNSPREAYVNYKDLQIGSNNMFSCKGSYAQAKIWGRKYFKNNFDRLVYVKTKVDPENFFRHEQSIPPLSCF, via the coding sequence ATGTTCCCTTCTCTTTTTGTTATTCTCCTCTCTGTGTCATGGAAAAGTAGTAGTACTTTAGCTTATCCTTCTGAGGGGTTTCTTCATTGCCTTTCCCTTCATTTCGCTAACTCCACATCCATTTCAAAGCTCGTTTACACACAACGTAATTCTTCATTCTCCTCTGTTTTGAAGTCATCTGCTCAAAATTTCAGGTTCACAACACCATCTACTCCCACACCTTTGTTCATTATAACACCACTGCAGCCATCCCACATCCAAGCAGCAATTTATTGCTCCAGGATACATGGACTGCATGTCAGAACTCGAAGTGGGGGTCATGACTTTGAGGGTCTTTCTTATACTACAGCAAATTATATAGTTCCATTTGTTGTGATTGATTTGGTGAATCTTCGATCGGTTCAGGTTGACGTTGAAAAAGCTACAGCCTGGGTTGAATCTGGTGCAACTATTGGTGAATTGTACTATGGGATTGCTCAGAAAAGTAGAACTCTTGCCTTTCCGGCTGGTCTTTTCTACACTGTGGGTGTTGGTGGACAATTCAGTGGGGGTGGCTATGGACCATTGTTTCGAAAATATGGTCTTGCAGCAGATAATGTAATTGATGCTCGTTTAATTGACGCCAAAGGGAGAATTCTTGATAGAAAATCCATGGGAGAAGATTTGTTTTGGGCCATTCGAGGAGGTGGTGGGGGTAGCTTTGGGATAGTCCTTGCTTGGAAATTGAAATTGGTCGCAGTTCCAGCTATTGTTACTGTTTTTACAGTGAGCAAAACGTTAGAGCAAAATGCGACCAAACTTGTTCATCGGTGGCAGTCTATTGCGCACAAGTTTCCCAAAGAATTACTCATGTCCATTTTCATATCAAGTGTGAAATCAAGTGAAGCTGATAAGAAGATGACAATTAAGGCTAATTTTAGTTCCATGTTTCTTGGAAGCATTGATGAGCTTGTTCCATTGATGGAAGAAAGATTCCCTGAATTTGGACTAGTGAGAGACGATTGCTTGGAAATGAGTTGGGTTGAAGCCATCCTTTCAACCCAAGGAGGAGTACAGTTGGAAACTTTACTTGAACGACATCAAAAAACGGGTGTTTCTCAGACATTCTTTAAGGCAAAATTTGATTGTGTAAAACAGCCTATTCCTGAAATGGGGTTGGAAGGATTGTGGCCTATGTTTTATGAGGAAGAAGCAAAGATGGCAAATATATTCCTTGTGGCTTATGGAGGGAAAATGGATGAGATTCCCGAGACTGAAATTCCATTTCCTCATAGGGCTGGCATCATCTACAGCATCATATACGTGGTGGATTGggatgaaaatggaaataaaaattccaaaaggTTCTTGAATTGGATAAGGAGAGTTTATGATTATATGACACCCTACGTGTCAAATTCTCCAAGAGAAGCATATGTTAATTACAAAGATCTCCAAATTGGATCAAATAATATGTTCAGTTGTAAAGGGAGCTATGCACAAGCCAAGATTTGGGGtcgtaaatatttcaaaaacaaCTTCGATAGGTTGGTATATGTAAAGACGAAGGTTGATCCAGAAAACTTCTTTAGGCATGAACAAAGCATTCCCCCTCTTTCATGTTTCTGA
- the LOC105765560 gene encoding uncharacterized protein LOC105765560, with amino-acid sequence MNSHVLPGNNQNESWTDEKHVRFLNSMEAWFVRTMLENNDLYHLRLDRHLPDSSESTLDCKRHNVQSRRKHASSDSIITTRSKMKVKTDKRSKRPSSSSQPQRYDSSEDQVVPEIINRTDDEDGEKRSFPSKLILKKKKR; translated from the exons ATGAACTCTCACGTGCTGCCCGGCAACAACCAGAACGAGTCATGGACGGACGAGAAGCATGTGCGTTTCTTAAACTCCATGGAAGCATGGTTCGTCCGTACAATGCTAGAGAACAACGATCTTTATCATCTTCGTCTCGACCGTCACCTTCCCGACAGCTCCGAGTCTACTCTCGACTGCAAACGACACAATGTCCAGTCCAGAAGAAAACATGCTTCTTCAG ATTCCATTATCACAACAAGAAGCAAAATGAAAGTCAAGACTGATAAAAGATCAAAGagaccatcatcatcatcacaaCCGCAGCGGTATGATTCATCAGAAGATCAG GTGGTCCCGGAGATCATAAACAGAACAGATGATGAAGATGGTGAGAAAAGATCTTTTCCCAGcaaactaatattaaaaaaaaaaaaaagataa
- the LOC105765563 gene encoding uncharacterized protein LOC105765563 isoform X1: MLPFFQLYSNLILQTLFSLSLTLVLTFLKIPVFFLQGLHTYIHPDNVAGHHGGPASSSSGVRAAIRRPSDSGSGLDGYQSLSSRTNTELKKKNKSKDKFEFDENNAQIFRLKLDEGHLQTRLFYNDYHNSFVFSFVGISCLLLYKYLGYKQDSGVLANGDLIPIIFGFIGLIKAFSSLAKISFEKSGSKRSEKQFSAIFGVLGFILGIIICSGIGPLVFDFHFDSIEGSWRIFVSILMGFIAGSLYMPAGKNARSFWLGTDQLRCNLSIISCGWFSRLILYANYILTVFTALLWINPFVEILSFVSFSKSEFTRFRLLCLLLSGVLQIVSLRSNLQMFLNEAVLSWYQRLHASKVPDLDFSRAKVFLHNHYLCLAVVQFFAPSVSLLLFLGLSQIDTNSFDKYNLVKEVAVFMAWWIVFIWAVITSASLVFYRRGILYVF, encoded by the coding sequence ATGTTACCCTTCTTTCAACTTTACTCCAATCTCATACTCCAAACCTTATTCTCTTTATCCCTCACTTTAGTCCTCACTTTCCTCAAAATCCctgttttctttcttcaagGTCTCCACACTTACATCCACCCTGATAACGTTGCCGGCCACCACGGCGGccctgcttcttcttcttccggTGTTAGAGCCGCCATCCGTAGACCTTCAGATTCAGGTTCTGGACTTGATGGTTACCAATCTTTATCTTCAAGAACCAATACTGAGCTCAAAAAGAAGAACAAATCTAAAGACAAATTCGAATTCGATGAAAACAATGCACAGATCTTTAGGCTAAAACTCGATGAGGGTCATCTTCAAACAAGGCTTTTTTACAATGATTATCACAATTCTTTCGTTTTTTCCTTTGTGGGTATTTCTTGTTTGTTGCTTTACAAGTATTTAGGTTACAAACAAGATTCTGGGGTTTTAGCAAATGGTGATTTGATACCAATTATCTTTGGGTTTATTGGTTTAATCAAAGCTTTTTCATCACTTGCAAAGATATCGTTTGAGAAATCTGGTTCCAAGAGATCTGAAAAGCAATTCAGTGcaatttttggtgttttagggtttattttaggGATTATAATTTGTTCTGGGATTGGACCATTGGTTTTTGATTTCCATTTCGATTCAATTGAAGGGTCTTGGAGGATTTTTGTTTCTATATTGATGGGATTCATTGCTGGTTCTTTATATATGCCTGCTGGGAAAAATGCAAGATCCTTTTGGCTCGGTACTGATCAACTTAGATGTAATTTATCCATAATTTCTTGTGGATGGTTCTCTAGATTGATTCTATATGCCAATTATATATTGACTGTGTTTACTGCTTTACTTTGGATCAATCCATTTGTTGAAATCCTTAGTTTTGTGAGTTTTTCGAAATCCGAATTTACCAGATTTAGGCTTCTCTGCTTATTGCTTTCCGGAGTTTTACAAATCGTCTCCTTACGTTCGAACCTGCAGATGTTTTTGAATGAAGCAGTTTTGTCTTGGTATCAAAGATTGCATGCCAGTAAGGTCCCAGATTTGGATTTTAGCCGTGCTAAGGTTTTCCTGCATAATCACTACTTATGCCTTGCAGTTGTGCAATTCTTTGCTCCATCGGTATCGCTTCTTCTCTTTCTCGGCTTATCTCAGATTGATACTAATTCGTTTGATAAGTACAACCTGGTTAAAGAAGTTGCTGTGTTTATGGCTTGGTGGATCGTCTTCATCTGGGCGGTTATTACTTCGGCAAGTCTGGTGTTTTACCGACGCGGTATTCTGTATGTTTTCTGA
- the LOC105765561 gene encoding E3 ubiquitin-protein ligase XBAT33 encodes MGNSFGCSASGERLVSAARDGDLEEAKMLLNCNPCLAKYSTFGGLNSPLHFAAAKGHNEIVALLLENGADVNSRNYCGQTALMQACRYGRWEVVQTLLLFRCNVTRADYLSGRTALHFAAVNGHVRCIRLVVADFVPSASFEAINTQIECERGDSGVKNKNDQSALSRFVDKAADGGITALHMAALNGYFDCVQLLLDLQANVSAVTFHFGTSVDLIGAGSTPLHYAACGGNLKCCQILLARGASRMTLNCNGWLPLDVARMWGRHWLEPLLAPNSDSTIPRFPLSNYLSLPLLSVLNIARECGLQSSTTSSDDVDTCAVCLERACSVAAEGCGHELCVRCALYLCSTSHIPSNMVAPTGSIPCPLCRHGILSFVKLPSSPIKEIKLQLSFGLCTPCMLHPRDADCPSPTSEIRKNRVSSVSSDIFCPVTCSPFPSVAIPLCTCNDSPCPSFEHRETTAETQEESPRRSQATSIEQDKLEGPRLERTTCSSMFWGRRSCSREHQCNSEINA; translated from the exons ATGGGGAATTCATTTGGGTGCTCAGCTTCAGGGGAGAGATTAGTGTCGGCGGCGAGAGATGGGGATTTAGAAGAAGCTAAGATGCTTTTGAATTGCAATCCATGTCTCGCTAAATATTCCACTTTCGGTGGCCTTAATTCTCCTCTTCATTTCGCTGCTGCTAAAGGCCACAATGAG aTTGTTGCTTTATTGCTCGAGAATGGAGCTGATGTTAACTCCAGGAATTACTGTGGACAG ACGGCATTGATGCAAGCATGTAGATATGGGCGCTGGGAAGTTGTACAAACCCTTCTGCTTTTCAGATGCAAT GTTACGAGAGCAGATTATCTAAGTGGGAGAACGGCTCTACATTTTGCTGCTGTAAATGGACATGTAAGATGCATAAGACTAGTTGTTGCTGATTTTGTTCCTAGTGCTTCTTTTGAAGCTATAAACACCCAAATAGAATGTGAAAGAGGGGATTCTGGTGTGAAGAACAAAAATGATCAGAG TGCATTGTCAAGGTTTGTGGATAAGGCAGCCGATGGTGGGATTACTGCTCTTCATATGGCTGCATTAAATGGGTATTTTGATTGTGTACAACTTTTATTAGACCTTCAAGCCAATGTCTCTGCGGTCACATTTCATTTTGGAACATCAGTGGATTTGATAG GGGCTGGAAGCACTCCTTTGCATTATGCTGCTTGTGGGGGAAACTTGAAATGCTGCCAG ATCCTTCTAGCAAGAGGAGCCAGTAGAATGACTTTGAATTGCAACGG GTGGCTGCCGCTTGATGTTGCCAGGATGTGGGGTCGTCATTGGCTTGAGCCCTTGTTGGCACCTAATTCCGACTCAACTATACCAAGATTTCCTTTATCCAACTACTTGTCCTTGCCTCTTTTGAGTGTACTCAACATAGCAAG AGAATGTGGGTTGCAGTCCTCAACAACCTCCTCGGATGATGTCGATACTTGTGCCGTCTGCCTTGAGAGAGCATGTAGTGTTGCTGCTGAAG GGTGCGGGCATGAGTTATGCGTAAGGTGTGCACTCTATCTATGCTCAACAAGCCACATTCCGTCCAACATGGTTGCCCCAACAGGTTCTATTCCATGCCCTCTCTGTAGACACGGCATCCTCTCATTTGTCAAGTTGCCGAGTTCGCCAATAAAAGAAATCAAGCTACAGCTTTCCTTCGGCCTATGTACACCATGCATGCTTCATCCCCGTGATGCAGATTGCCCATCACCAACTTCAGAGATCAGAAAGAATCGTGTTTCATCGGTCTCTTCAGACATTTTCTGTCCAGTTACCTGTAGCCCATTTCCTTCTGTCGCCATCCCTTTATGCACCTGCAACGACAGTCCTTGCCCCTCTTTCGAACATCGAGAGACAACAGCAGAAACACAAGAAGAATCCCCCAGACGTTCACAAGCAACATCTATAGAACAGGATAAACTTGAAGGACCGAGACTAGAGAGAACAACCTGTTCAAGCATGTTTTGGGGCAGAAGGAGCTGTAGTAGAGAGCATCAATGCAATTCAGAAATAAATGCTTGA